CGACCACATGTCCTGGCCCGAGAGCAGCCTGGCCTTGGCGTCCAGGTCGAGCGCGGCGAGCGCCGCCGTCACGGCGGCCTCCCGCGCCAGGTCCTGCGGAAGTGTTCCGGGGGTTCCCGCCATCAGGTGCCTCCTCGTCGGTCCGTGCAGTGGCTCCATCCTGCATCCGTTACCAGTAGACCGGTAGGTTTCGTTACCCTGCCGTAATGTGACGGGTGGGGTGATGACGTACGGTGACGCCATGAACGGCAGGGCCAGGCGCGAGGCGCGGCGCGCGGAGATCGTGCGGGCGGCGCTCGAAGTGATCGCCGAGCGCGGTTACCGGGGCGCGAGCATGGCGGCGGTCGCCGAGCGGGTCGGGCTCACCCAGCAGGGGCTGCTGCACCACTTCCCGACGAAGGACGCGCTGCTGGTGGCCGTCCTCGAGGAGCGCGACCAGTGGGACGCGGTACCGGACACGCCGTGGCGGGTCGATCTGCTGACCTCGCTGGTCGAGTACAACGCGATGCGGCCCGGGATCGTCCAGACCTTCTCGGCGCTGCTCGGCGAGAGCGTCACGGAGGGGCATCCGGCGCGCGGGTACTTCACCGAGCGGTACACCAGGGTGCGGGAGACGATGACGACGGCCCTGCGCGCCGCGTACGGCGACCGCCTGCCCAACGGCCTCACCCCGGAACGCACGGCCCCGCTGCTGGTCGCGGTGATGGACGGCCTCCAGTACCAGTGGCTCCTCGACCCGGACGCGGTGGACATGCCGGGGGCGTTCCGGGACTTCCTGCGGCTGCTGGGCGAGGAGACGGGCCGAGGCGACGGGGGCTGAGCGGCGAGGGCATCCGGTCCCGGACGGTGCCGGTCTCGTCGCCCGACGGCTGCCTCCCGCCATCGGCCCCATGGCGTGGAGCGGACCCCGCGGGTGATACTGCGCCCGTCCCGCACCACGCACCCCACGGCGACGGAAGGACAGAACCGCTGTGCAGGTAACACGTGTTCGGATCGGTGCCCTCGGCTTCGCACTGCTGGCAGGAGTCTGCGCGCCGGTGGGCTCCGCCTCCGCCGCGCCGGCCGC
The sequence above is a segment of the Streptomyces griseoviridis genome. Coding sequences within it:
- a CDS encoding TetR/AcrR family transcriptional regulator, which codes for MTYGDAMNGRARREARRAEIVRAALEVIAERGYRGASMAAVAERVGLTQQGLLHHFPTKDALLVAVLEERDQWDAVPDTPWRVDLLTSLVEYNAMRPGIVQTFSALLGESVTEGHPARGYFTERYTRVRETMTTALRAAYGDRLPNGLTPERTAPLLVAVMDGLQYQWLLDPDAVDMPGAFRDFLRLLGEETGRGDGG